In the genome of Halorubrum sp. CBA1229, the window CCGGTGTCGTACTCGGCGACGAAGGGACCGCGCCGGGTCGTCCAGACGTTCGCTCCGCAGTCGGTACACGCAGCACTATCGAGATCGGTCGGCGATGGGCCTTCGTACTCGATCTCGATAGTGTCGTCGTGTGGGGTCGCGTCGGGCCAGACACCGTGAGACTGCCAGAAGGCCTTGAGGCGGGCGAGACTGTGACGGACCGTCTTCCGAACCGTGACGTGGTCAGCGTTGCGACCGCTATCATCCCAGCCGTCAGCCGTCCAGAACTCACCGAACTGCGCGCCGCGATGCAGCCCGTTCCAGTCAAGGCCGACGATGTCGGCTGGTTGCTCGTCCGTGAGCGTCGGTCGGGTCAGCTGTCGGATGGCTTCGAGTTGTTTTGGTGGACTCCCGCCGAGGATATGGACGCGCCGACCGCGCCAGTCGGCCGGATCAGAGAACTCGTGGGCCAACCGGTCGGCGTACCCACGCGAATAGCCAAGAACGAGATCCTTGGGAATTGCGTCGATCACCGCTTGAGACTTTGGGACGATGATGAGCTCGGCCTCGGGGTAGCTGGCGTGAATCTCACGAGCAGCAGCGACGTGGTCATCGACGTCGCCGCGTTCGTAGATGTCGCCGATGACGCCGACCTGTGGTTCTTGCTCGAAGAACCGATCGACGAACCGATCCAGATCGGGGTTCCGAAAGTCGTTGTCAAGCATCCCGACGGGGAGGGTGAGATTCTGATATTGGTTCTCCTGATACCCGCAGTCCTCCCGAAAGCCGGGAAGGAAACCGAGCTTATAGGCATCCAGAGTGAACGGGGCTCGATGGAGGAACGCCAGGATGTCGGCTTGTCTGGCGGCAGCGATGTCGCTAGCCGTTCTGGAGTCTGTACTCAAATCGAGGGACATGATTGGAGTCACGAGGCCGCTGTTGGCCGCCCCGCGCCCCTTCAGGGGCCTGAAAAACCGAGGCGCAGTCTGTTAACCAACAATGGGAAACCCACGCGGAGCTTGTTGGTTAATAACAGAGCTTACTCTTCGTCCTCACGCAGCTCTTCAGCCTTCCACTTGAGCCGGCGCAGAATCTGCGTCCGATTCTGATGGGCGTTCTCGTAGGCAACGCACTCCTGGAGGGTTTCCATATCCGGGATCGTCGCGATCCCTGCCTTGATCAGGCGTGTGTTCGGTGCTTCCAGACGCTTCTCTGGAGGGAATTCGTTACTCTCTTCGTCGTTAGTGGTCCCCATCTCAAAGAGCCTCCACCTCTTTGGGGCCGACACAAACAACTCTCCGGACGATGACGCCCATCTCTAATAGGGATAAACCGATACAACGGTTGCCGTAATGGTCATGCCCCGCGAGTGGTTACAGGCCCGTATGGAGCGAAAGACGATCTCCGTCACCGGGATGTCGTGCAACGGGTGCGAACAGAACGTAGAGACCGCCCTGCGAAACCTCGATGGTGTGAATCGCGTTGAGGCCGACCACGAAGCTGACACGGTCGACGTGGTCCTTGAGGATGGAGTCGCAGACGACGATGTGAACGCGGCAATCGAACAGGATGGCTACGACGTGGTGGCTTAATCGGCCGTCACTCGACCGTCTTCCCGCTCGCCGTCGGTGCGTTCTTTTAGAGCGAATTCGGTATTGACACCCTTACCGGAGAGGAGCTGGCCAGCGAAGCTGTTGGCCAGCACCGCCGAGACAGACAGCACCATCGCGAGCATCGCGAACACGGGGTGAACGAGCCCTGTGGTCGCGGCGGCGACGCCGACACCGTTGAACGCGAAGGCCGTCACGAGATTCTGGCGAGTCTTCCGATAGCTCTCCGTGCCGATCTCGTAGGCGTCCACCACGCCACCGAGCCGGTCACCCATCAGGACGATATCCGCCGATTCGATGGCGATGTCGGTGCCGGCGCCGATGGCGATCCCGATATCGGCCTGGGTGAGTGCCGGCGCGTCGTTGATGCCGTCGCCGACCATCGCCACACGGTGGCCAGCTTCCTGCAGGCGACCGATCTCCTCGCGTTTCTCGTCGGGCAGCACGTCGGCCATGACGCGGTCGATACTGACCTCCTCGGCGACCGCGTTCGCGGTGCGCTCGTTGTCGCCAGTGATCATCACGGGCGTGATGCCGGCGTCTCGCATCCGCTGGATGGTCGCAGCGGCGTCGCTCTTGATCTCGTCACCGATACCGATCAGACCGAGTAGGTCACCGTCACGAACAACTCCGGCAACGGTGAGGCCGCGGCCCTGAAGTCGCTCAATGTCGTCGCTCCCCTTCGAAAGGTCAATCCCCTTGCCGCTGAGCCACCCCGGTTTCCCGACCAGCACGTCGTCGCTGCCGACGATCGCTCGGACGCCCTTGCCGGTCACCGAGTCAAAGGCGTCGGGATCCGCGTACTCGACATCTTGCTCGTCAGCGAACTCGAGGATCGCATCGGCGAGCGGGTGTTCGGAGAACGCCTCTGCACTGGCCGCAGTCGTGAGTACATCCACCTCGTCGGTGTCGAACGCGACGACTTCACTGACGGCGGGTTCGCCGACGGTGATGGTGCCGGTCTTGTCCAACACGATGTGGTCGACGTCGGGAAATATCTGGAAGGCGTCGCCGGAGCGCATCAGAATGCCGCGATTCGCCGCCTTCCCGCCGCCCCGGATGAGGGCGAGCGGTGTCGCCATCCCGAGCGCACACGGGTAGCCGAGGACGAGGACCGCCAGCGCTGCGAACGCCCCGCGCTGGACGTCGGAGGCTGCCCCCCACGCGAGCGGTGCAACCACCCAGAAGAGAACTGAGAGCGCGGCAATCGTCAAGACGCCTGGGACGAAGTACTTGAGGATGCGGTCGGCGAGATGGATGATGCCGGGTTTCATCGCCCGCGCCTCCTCGATCTCGCGTGCCACCTGATTCAGGAACGCGTCCTCGCCGGTTGCAGTTACCTCGATGAGCAGCGTCCCGGTCTCGTTGACGCTGCCGCCGATCACCTCGTCGCCTTCGGACTTCTTCTCGGGGATGGACTCGCCGGTAGCGACCGACTCGTCGACCGTCGATTCGCCCTCGACGACGGTGCCGTCGACGGGGATGTTCTCGCCGGGCTTGACGCGGACGCGATGGCCAACGTCGAGGTCGTCGATCGGGACTTCCTCGACATCGCCGTCGTCGGTGACTCGGCGTGCCGTGTCGGGTTGGAGATCGAGGAGGCTCTGGACGGCTTGGGAGGCCCGAGTGCGGACGATGAGGCTGGTGTACTCCGAGAGGATGTGGTAGGTGGTGATGAACACGGAGACGGCGAAGAAGTGGACGGTCGGGAAGCTCGGGAAGACGAACAGGCCGAGCAGTCCGCCGACGAGCCCGGCGAACGAGCCCGCTTCCAGGAGGACGTGCTGGTTGAAGATCCCCCGGCGCAGGCTCTGGTAAGCTTTCTGTTTGATGTATCGTCCTGGGCCGAACATCGTCCCGAGCGCCAGCCCGAGAGTCACGAGGTCCATCGCGAGCGACGCTGACTCGAAGCGCCCCATCACGAGGATCATCCAGCCCATCAGCACAGCAACGACGATGGATGCGCCGCCGGCGAGCAGGAGGCGGCGCTTGCCGTCGGCGAGCTCGGCCTGCTGTTGCTCGTATCGTTTCGCTTTGTCCGGGTCGCGGATGGTATAGCCGAGTTCCCGAAGCGTGTCCTTCACCTCGACCTCGCTCAGGCGGTCGTCGTCATACTGAACGAGGACCTCCTCGTGGGCGAGACTCACGTCGACGTCCTCGACGCCGTCGGTCCGGCTGTAGGCCTTCTTGATGCTCTCGGCACAGAACGAGCAGGACATCCCCCCGACGTTGAATTGTTCCTGTGTCGTTCCCATTGTGGTCGCTAGTTACCCAGCGAAGTGGATAACCATTACGACTAGAGTTATAGCGGTATCGAATAACTAAGACTGCTGTCGAGTGTGTGGCGTTACTCTTACTATCGTCGTTCCCCTACGTCCTCACAAGAATGGCGCTCCTCGAATCCGACGTGCCGATCCGTGAAGTCGTGACGACGGATCCGGAGAAAGCGAAGGCACTGGAGAACGACGTTCGGGCGAAGATCCTCGATATGCTCGCGACCGATGAAATGACGATCGAGGAGATCCACGACGAGTTGCACCGTCGCGGCGAGGAGAAGGCCGAGACGACAGTGCGTCACCATGTGAACGTCCTGAAGGATGCGGGGATGGTGGAAATCGCTCGTCTGGAAGAGGCTGGTGGAGGGACACGGAAGTACTACAAGTCGAACACGCGAGTCTTCTCCTACGATCTTCCGGAAGGCGCCGACAATAACCTCGCGCAGGCGCAGTCTACCGCGTCCGAAGAATTGACTGCCCTCATCGAGACGTTGTATGCGGACCACGGTACCGAGATTGAGGCGGTTGCCCGCGAAATGAAGCCTTGCGAGTACTGCGACACCCAGCATTACGAGGAGTTCATGGTTCGCGAACTCCTGAACCGTGCCCTCATCGAATTAGGCGAGAGCGGCACGCTCGACGATGTGTTCTCGACCGAGGACTGACGCTCACTCGATACAGCAGCTCATTTTGGACGTATTCCGACGGAACGCCTGACAGGCGTGTTTGAACGCCTCGGAGAACGTTGGGAACGGGTGGACAGTATTGATGATGTCGTCAACGGTGAGACCGAAATTCACCGCCAGCGTGGCTTCCATGATCATGTCGGCGGCGCGGGGGCCGACCATGTGGACGCCAACAATCCCGTCGGTCTCGTGGTGCTTCACCACCTGGACGAGTCCATCCGTGTTCTTGACGGCCTTTGCCCGAGGGACATCTTCCATCTGAACCGTCCGGCAGGAACAGGTACCGTGTTCGTCCATATATTCACGTTCAGTTGTCCCAACGACTGCTACCTCGGGACTGGTGAACACGACTGCGGGGACTGCATCGTAGTCGATGCTGACGCCCTCGTTGCCGAAGGCGTTCTTGACGGCGTGATTGCCCTCCTTGGCGGCGACCGTCTCCAGTTCGGGCTCGCCGATCACGTCCCCCGCCGCGTAGATGTCGGAATTGGTCGTCTGGAAATGCTCGTCGACGCGAATCGCGCCATCGGATTCGGTCTCGACGCCGACTGCTTCCAAGCCGATGTTCTCACTGTTGGGCTGGACGCCGGTTGCGACGAATAACGTCTCTGCGGTGAACGCTTGCTCCTCGCCCTCGATGACAGTCTCCACAGCGACGCCCTTCTGACCAGGGTCAGCACCACTGTCGGTAGCCACATCCTGAACCTGCTGGAAGTCGTTACTGGTCACGACATCGATTCCCTCCTCATTGAAGGCTCGTTGCATCTCCCGGCCGAGCTGACCTTCCATATCTGAGAGCACGTGACCGGAGCGCTGGAGGATGGTTACGTCGACGCCGACACGGTGGAGGATCTGGCCCCACTCCAGCGCGATGTATCCGCCACCAAGGATCACGATGTTCTCGGGGAGGTCGCGCTCCTCGAGGATGGTCTCGCTCGTGTAGTAGTCGACGTCGTCGAGGCCGTCGATGGGCGGCGCCCACGGTGAACTGCCCGTCGCGACGAGCACCTTCTTCCCAGTAATGTGCGCGCCCTCGTCGGCGCCGTCGACGACCTCAATGGTCGTGTCGTCCACCAGCTGGCCGTAGCCCTCGTAGATGTCGGTCTCGAAGTGCTCGGCGACGTCGACGTAGTTCTCCTGCCGGAACCGCTCGACGAGTTCGTTGGTGCCGTCGAGTGCGTCGGCCCAGTCGACAGTCGGCTCTTCGGGATATGTGACGGCGTCGAAGGGATTCTCCGACGCTGCAGCGCCACTCTCGGCGACGGCGAGTAGATGCTTACTCGGGACACAGCCGACGTTCACGCAGGTCCCGCCGATCGGCAGGCCGGTGTTCACCATCGCCGTCGAGAGATCTCTCCGGCTCGCTTCGGTGATGGCGGCGAAGGCAGCGGCTCCGCCGCCGAGGATCACGAGATCATAGTCGGAGGTGTGAGTCATCTATACTGATACTTTACGATGGGAAGTTCTTATACTCCAGAGTCCGAAGCTATGGAGTAGGTTGGAGGCCACGAAGCTATGGCAGATACTACTTCATCGGCGCCCACGTGTGATGTTGAGAGGACGTGCTACTGCCCGCTCACAGGAGTTATCGACACGTTGAGCCGAAAATACGCGATGCAACTCGTCAGCATCATCGGCGCACACGACTCACTGCGGTTCGCGGAAATCGAAGATCATCTTCCGACTGCGAGCACGTCGACGATCTCGAAACGCCTCACTGAGTTCGAGGAGGCAGGACTAGTCTCACGGACGCAGTACAACGAAATTCCGCCACGCGTCGAATACGCGCTAACTGACGAGGGGGATGAGATTCGTTCGAGATTAGAACCCCTTCTTGAGTGGGTGACGGCGAACTCCTGACGTACGGACTCCAGTGAATTACATCCCACATCTGAGGCTCCTCCATTCAGGTGGGGGTGTTAGCCCCAAGACTATCCTTTCTTCGTGTGCTACTGTGACGCATGATAAACAAGGGAGCGTCTGCACCGTCATTTACTCTTCCAGGTCTCCGTGACGGAGAACAAACCGAGTACAGCTTGGATGAGACCACTGCCAATAATCGGGCTGCGTTGCTGGTATTTTACCCGTTTGATTTCAGTCCTGTTTGTACAAACGAACTGTGTGCGATTCGCGATGCAGAGTGGTTTCAGCTGACGCCAGCGCTTGATGTCTGGGCAATTTCTGGCGACAGCGTCTACGCCCACCGAGCATTCGCCGAGGAATACGGCCTCAATTTCCCGTTACTTAGTGATAGTTCCGGGCGGGTTGCCGAGTCGTATGATGTCTGTTATG includes:
- a CDS encoding cation-translocating P-type ATPase; this translates as MGTTQEQFNVGGMSCSFCAESIKKAYSRTDGVEDVDVSLAHEEVLVQYDDDRLSEVEVKDTLRELGYTIRDPDKAKRYEQQQAELADGKRRLLLAGGASIVVAVLMGWMILVMGRFESASLAMDLVTLGLALGTMFGPGRYIKQKAYQSLRRGIFNQHVLLEAGSFAGLVGGLLGLFVFPSFPTVHFFAVSVFITTYHILSEYTSLIVRTRASQAVQSLLDLQPDTARRVTDDGDVEEVPIDDLDVGHRVRVKPGENIPVDGTVVEGESTVDESVATGESIPEKKSEGDEVIGGSVNETGTLLIEVTATGEDAFLNQVAREIEEARAMKPGIIHLADRILKYFVPGVLTIAALSVLFWVVAPLAWGAASDVQRGAFAALAVLVLGYPCALGMATPLALIRGGGKAANRGILMRSGDAFQIFPDVDHIVLDKTGTITVGEPAVSEVVAFDTDEVDVLTTAASAEAFSEHPLADAILEFADEQDVEYADPDAFDSVTGKGVRAIVGSDDVLVGKPGWLSGKGIDLSKGSDDIERLQGRGLTVAGVVRDGDLLGLIGIGDEIKSDAAATIQRMRDAGITPVMITGDNERTANAVAEEVSIDRVMADVLPDEKREEIGRLQEAGHRVAMVGDGINDAPALTQADIGIAIGAGTDIAIESADIVLMGDRLGGVVDAYEIGTESYRKTRQNLVTAFAFNGVGVAAATTGLVHPVFAMLAMVLSVSAVLANSFAGQLLSGKGVNTEFALKERTDGEREDGRVTAD
- a CDS encoding helix-turn-helix domain-containing protein, which produces MADTTSSAPTCDVERTCYCPLTGVIDTLSRKYAMQLVSIIGAHDSLRFAEIEDHLPTASTSTISKRLTEFEEAGLVSRTQYNEIPPRVEYALTDEGDEIRSRLEPLLEWVTANS
- a CDS encoding peroxiredoxin, with the translated sequence MINKGASAPSFTLPGLRDGEQTEYSLDETTANNRAALLVFYPFDFSPVCTNELCAIRDAEWFQLTPALDVWAISGDSVYAHRAFAEEYGLNFPLLSDSSGRVAESYDVCYDEWENHERVPQRAVFLIDSEQTIRYAWATEDALEKPDFFPVKDALETLEAERDELGPEDVELAVEYNEEPEPLT
- a CDS encoding winged helix-turn-helix domain-containing protein; the encoded protein is MALLESDVPIREVVTTDPEKAKALENDVRAKILDMLATDEMTIEEIHDELHRRGEEKAETTVRHHVNVLKDAGMVEIARLEEAGGGTRKYYKSNTRVFSYDLPEGADNNLAQAQSTASEELTALIETLYADHGTEIEAVAREMKPCEYCDTQHYEEFMVRELLNRALIELGESGTLDDVFSTED
- a CDS encoding heavy-metal-associated domain-containing protein; the protein is MERKTISVTGMSCNGCEQNVETALRNLDGVNRVEADHEADTVDVVLEDGVADDDVNAAIEQDGYDVVA
- the merA gene encoding mercury(II) reductase, with the protein product MTHTSDYDLVILGGGAAAFAAITEASRRDLSTAMVNTGLPIGGTCVNVGCVPSKHLLAVAESGAAASENPFDAVTYPEEPTVDWADALDGTNELVERFRQENYVDVAEHFETDIYEGYGQLVDDTTIEVVDGADEGAHITGKKVLVATGSSPWAPPIDGLDDVDYYTSETILEERDLPENIVILGGGYIALEWGQILHRVGVDVTILQRSGHVLSDMEGQLGREMQRAFNEEGIDVVTSNDFQQVQDVATDSGADPGQKGVAVETVIEGEEQAFTAETLFVATGVQPNSENIGLEAVGVETESDGAIRVDEHFQTTNSDIYAAGDVIGEPELETVAAKEGNHAVKNAFGNEGVSIDYDAVPAVVFTSPEVAVVGTTEREYMDEHGTCSCRTVQMEDVPRAKAVKNTDGLVQVVKHHETDGIVGVHMVGPRAADMIMEATLAVNFGLTVDDIINTVHPFPTFSEAFKHACQAFRRNTSKMSCCIE
- a CDS encoding DUF6610 family protein, with translation MSLDLSTDSRTASDIAAARQADILAFLHRAPFTLDAYKLGFLPGFREDCGYQENQYQNLTLPVGMLDNDFRNPDLDRFVDRFFEQEPQVGVIGDIYERGDVDDHVAAAREIHASYPEAELIIVPKSQAVIDAIPKDLVLGYSRGYADRLAHEFSDPADWRGRRVHILGGSPPKQLEAIRQLTRPTLTDEQPADIVGLDWNGLHRGAQFGEFWTADGWDDSGRNADHVTVRKTVRHSLARLKAFWQSHGVWPDATPHDDTIEIEYEGPSPTDLDSAACTDCGANVWTTRRGPFVAEYDTGDTCGYCSYECYFSHRHRNNLEEIAGEQSVYFPPT